A window of Nonomuraea angiospora genomic DNA:
GTGCGGAAGGCCCGGTAGACGGCGTACCGGCTGGAGCCGGTCCAGGCCGCGAGGTCGTCGGCGCTGATCGGTTCGGTGTGGCGGTCGTGGATCAGCTCGCGCGCCCTGGCGGCCAGCCAGGTGGCGGCGGGCGCGCCGAGGGCGGCGGGCGGTCTGGGCGGCGTGCGCGCGGCCAGGTGTACGAGGGCGGCGACGGTGGAGGAGAGCAGCTCGTCGCGCTCGAGCGGGCCGGCGCCGTGCTGCAGCGCGGTGTGCAGCCGGCGCAGCCGCTCAGCGAGCACGGGTGAGCCGAGGACCGGCGCGGCGAACAGGGGCAGCCCGGCGGGGCGCCCGGTCAGGTCCTGGAGCACGTCGGTGATCAGGTCCTGGCCGATGTGCACGATCCGGTAGGTGAAGCCCAGCTCGTGGGCCGCGTGCCCGTCGTGCACCTCGTCCGGGTTGAACGCCATCACCATCCCGGCCGCGCTCGTGTGCCCGGCGCCACGGCAGGTGAAGGTCTGCGCGCCGTGCTCGGTGACGCCGAAGGAGAAGGTCTCGTGGCTGTGCCGGTGGTAGCGGTGGCGCAGGAAGCTCGCGTACATGGCCTCCAGCGGCATCCCGTCCGCGCGCCAGTAGCTGGCCCACTCCTTGCGGCCCTTTCCGGTCATCGCCTCACCATCCGGTCGCCGCCGCGCACGAGCGTACAAGACCGGCATCGCGCCCCGGGCGCAGGCTGGATCGCCGCCGCCGCGCCCGTCTCCTCTGTTGTCCGGCGCGGACCGGCGTGTTGCGGAGGTGAACCCATGGCAAGCACTGTAACGAGCGGCACCCGGCCGTACCTTCTGCTGGTCACCACGATGCTGCTGTGGGGGAGTGGCTTCAGCGCCTCCAAGGTGATCGTCGACCACCTGCCCCACTCGGTGGTCGCGACCCTGCGCTTCGGCGGTGGAGCCCTGGCGCTGCTGGTCGCCCTGCGGCTCTCCCGGCAGCCCGGCGGCCGCCGGCGGCCGCCCCTGCGCGACTGGGCGCGGGCGGCCGGCGCGGGCGTGCTGGGCGTCTTCGTCTACAACGTGCTGTTCTTCTGGGGGCTGTCGCTGGCTCCGGCGATCGACGGGAGCACCATCGTCCCGGTCATGAGCCCGGTGCTGACCACGTCGTTCCTGCTGGTCATGGGCCAGGAGCGGGCGTCGGCGGCGCGGGTGGCGGGGCTGGCGATCGGCGCGGCCGGCGCCGTGGTCTTCTTCGTGGGCTCGGGCGGGGAGGCGGGCGCGGGCCAGGGCCGGCTCGCCGGGGACCTGCTCTTCCTGCTGAGCGCCTGCTGCTGGGCGGCGTTCACGCTGACCGGCCGCCGCGTGCTCGCGGGCATCGACCCGCTCAAGGCGACGACGTACGCGACGGTGAGCGGGGCGGTGCTCCTGGCGATCTACAGCGCGCCGTCGGCCGCCGAGGTCGCCTGGCAGGACGTGCCCGCCTACGTCTGGCTGAACGTGGTCTTCGTGGCGCTCGGCCCGACCGCGGTGGCGAACCTGCTGTACTACCGGGGCATCCGCGACGTGGGGCCGGCGTCGGCGTCGATCATGATGTTCGTCGTGCCCGTCGTCGGGACCGCGTGCTCCGCCCTGTTCCTGGGCGAGTCGTTCGGCACCGTGCAGGCGGTGGGCGCGGCCGTGCTGCTCGTCGGCGCCGTCCTCGCCGTCACCCAGGGCAGGCTCCCGGCACGGCGGCGGGCCGTCGCTCCAGAACCCGGGCCCGAACGTCGAGGCGGGCACCTGGCATGATTGGGGGCCTATGACCATTTACCGGCTGCCTGCCAACACGCCCCGCTCGTTCTACCGGGGTGAGGGCCGCATCGGCAGGTTCCGCGGCGTCCGTCCCGCCGATGATCCGTACTATCCGGAGGACTGGATCGCCTCGACCACGAGCCGGTTCGGCGCGGCGCCCGCGGGGCTGACCACGCTGCCCGACGGCCGGTCGCTGGCCGAGGCGATCGCCACCGATCCGGTGTGGTGGTTGGGGGAGCGGCACGTCGCGGAGCACGGCGCCGACCCGGCGATCCTGGTGAAGCTGCTCGACGCGGGCGAACGCCTGCCCCTGCACGTGCATCCCGACCGCCGGTTCGCCGCCTCCCATCTGGCCTCGCCGTACGGGAAGACCGAGGCATGGGTGATCGTCTCGGCCGAGCCGGGGGCGGCGGTGCACCTCGGCTTCGCCAGGGACGTCGAGCCGGGCGAGCTGGCCGGTTGGGTCGCGGACCAGCGGATCGACCGGATGCTCGACGCCACCAAC
This region includes:
- a CDS encoding AraC family transcriptional regulator; translated protein: MTGKGRKEWASYWRADGMPLEAMYASFLRHRYHRHSHETFSFGVTEHGAQTFTCRGAGHTSAAGMVMAFNPDEVHDGHAAHELGFTYRIVHIGQDLITDVLQDLTGRPAGLPLFAAPVLGSPVLAERLRRLHTALQHGAGPLERDELLSSTVAALVHLAARTPPRPPAALGAPAATWLAARARELIHDRHTEPISADDLAAWTGSSRYAVYRAFRTAYGLAPSEYQRQLRLRAARRLLAQGHPAARVAVEAGFTDQAHLTRWFTRSYGVTPTQYRLARPV
- a CDS encoding DMT family transporter, which produces MASTVTSGTRPYLLLVTTMLLWGSGFSASKVIVDHLPHSVVATLRFGGGALALLVALRLSRQPGGRRRPPLRDWARAAGAGVLGVFVYNVLFFWGLSLAPAIDGSTIVPVMSPVLTTSFLLVMGQERASAARVAGLAIGAAGAVVFFVGSGGEAGAGQGRLAGDLLFLLSACCWAAFTLTGRRVLAGIDPLKATTYATVSGAVLLAIYSAPSAAEVAWQDVPAYVWLNVVFVALGPTAVANLLYYRGIRDVGPASASIMMFVVPVVGTACSALFLGESFGTVQAVGAAVLLVGAVLAVTQGRLPARRRAVAPEPGPERRGGHLA